Proteins encoded by one window of Ramlibacter tataouinensis:
- a CDS encoding class I SAM-dependent methyltransferase, producing the protein MTAEAREPEIRPGQSTELLKELHILTRDGKLNQDSRRKLKQVHHLHQFIEPLLAQLPASEAGPTIADHGAGKSYLGFILYDLSLKPMGKGRVFGIETRPELVARSRELAARLGFDRMAFLNISAAEAAGEQTLPERIDLVTALHACDTATDDAIAFGLRKQAQAMVLVPCCQAEVAARLRRNKALSLARTPLAELWRHPLHTREMGSQLTNVLRCLYLEARGYQVTVTELVGWEHSLKNELILARYTGQKKRSAAERLRAILSEFGLEGLEAERFPALQAP; encoded by the coding sequence ATGACGGCGGAGGCACGCGAGCCCGAGATCCGGCCGGGGCAGTCGACCGAGCTGCTCAAGGAACTGCACATCCTCACGCGGGACGGCAAGCTCAACCAGGATTCGCGGCGCAAGCTCAAGCAGGTGCACCACCTGCACCAGTTCATCGAGCCGTTGCTGGCGCAACTGCCGGCCTCCGAGGCCGGCCCCACCATCGCCGACCATGGCGCCGGAAAGTCGTACCTCGGCTTCATCCTCTACGACCTGTCGCTCAAGCCGATGGGCAAGGGCAGGGTGTTCGGCATCGAAACGCGGCCCGAGCTGGTGGCGCGGTCGCGCGAACTGGCGGCGCGCCTGGGGTTCGACCGCATGGCGTTCCTGAACATCAGCGCCGCGGAGGCCGCCGGCGAACAGACGCTGCCCGAGCGCATCGACCTGGTCACGGCCCTGCATGCCTGCGACACCGCGACCGACGACGCCATCGCCTTCGGCTTGCGCAAGCAGGCGCAGGCCATGGTGCTGGTGCCGTGCTGCCAGGCCGAGGTGGCGGCGCGGCTGCGCCGCAACAAGGCGCTGTCCCTGGCGCGAACCCCGCTGGCCGAGCTATGGCGGCACCCGCTGCACACCCGCGAAATGGGCAGCCAGTTGACCAACGTGCTGCGCTGCCTGTACCTGGAAGCCCGTGGCTACCAGGTGACGGTGACCGAGCTGGTCGGCTGGGAGCACAGCCTGAAGAACGAACTGATCCTGGCGCGCTACACCGGCCAGAAGAAGCGCAGCGCCGCCGAGCGCCTGCGCGCCATCCTGTCCGAGTTCGGCCTCGAAGGCCTCGAGGCCGAACGCTTCCCGGCCCTGCAGGCGCCCTAG